One segment of Rhipicephalus sanguineus isolate Rsan-2018 chromosome 6, BIME_Rsan_1.4, whole genome shotgun sequence DNA contains the following:
- the LOC119397315 gene encoding uncharacterized protein LOC119397315 — MDGTTSDRPTIGAEGIATVQIHLPSFWPQNPAAWFTHVEAIFALRRITSQQAKYCHAVSALSTEVVAEFHDLVCTPHETTPYDHFKTTVLQRKSVSVRRRLQQLLNEEELGDRLPSELLRRMQQLLSDCKLDVNSPLLRELFFQRLPQNVVLALATAPDDLPLDKLAEQADRVADYAIGGTVATASSVPLSQLEDRQSRLEQLIDDLGETVNALRPPSHPRRRVHDYRPRLSPRSSSRSGPRRRVYCWYHSNFGASARQCRPPCSWQGNVPQSH, encoded by the coding sequence ATGGACGGGACCACAAGCGACAGACCGACGATCGGCGCAGAGGGCATCGCCACGGTGCAGATTCACCTGCCGTCGTTTTGGCCCCAGAATCCTGCAGCCTGGTTCACGCACGTGGAGGCCATCTTTGCCCTTCGGCGCATTACCTCGCAACAAGCGAAGTATTGCCACGCTGTCTCCGCGCTCTCAACGGAAGTGGTTGCAGAGTTTCACGACCTTGTGTGCACGCCCCATGAAACCACACCTTATGACCactttaaaacgacggtgctgcaaCGCAAGTCTGTGTCTGTGCGCAGGCGTCTCCAGCAGCTTCTCAACGAAGAGGAGCTCGGCGACCGGCTACCGTCAGAACTGCTACGTCGCATGCAGCAGCTTCTCAGTGACTGTAAGTTGGATGTAAACAGCCCGCTGCTGCGAGAACTGTTTTTCCAGCGCCTGCCACAGAATGTAGTCCTTGCCTTGGCTACCGCACCTGACGACCTGCCCCTCGACAAGCTGGCGGAGCAGGCTGATCGCGTCGCTGACTATGCAATAGGAGGTACTGTGGCTACGGCATCTAGCGTTCCGTTGTCGCAACTCGAGGACCGGCAGTCTCGCCTGGAGCAACTGATCGACGACCTCGGCGAGACTGTTAATGCCCTACGGCCACCGTCTCACCCCCGTCGACGAGTCCACGATTACCGTCCCAGATTGTCTCCGAGGTCTAGCTCCCGTTCCGGTCCTCGTCGACGCGTCTACTGCTGGTATCACAGCAACTTCGGTGCCAGCGCGCGTCAGTGTCGTCCTCCTTGCAGCTGGCAGGGAAACGTACCGCAGAGCCACTGA